The following coding sequences lie in one Azospirillum humicireducens genomic window:
- a CDS encoding outer membrane protein assembly factor BamD, with amino-acid sequence MLPRPYRLPLTAILLSAALTACSSTKEDAYVERPADQLLSEADAAMREEAFKKAAKLYDEVERQHPYSESASKAQLLAAYAHYQDLKYDDAILALDRFIQLHPGSPDVDYAYYMRALCYYEQITDVRRDQRMTRQALDALSEVVRRFPESKYARDAKLKIDLTNDHLAGKEMEVGRFYLRQHQYTAAINRFRVVVENYQTTSHVAEALHRLVESYLALGVTDEAKAAAAVLGHNFPGSEWYTDSYALLVDANLRPERNEKSWISKAWNSLF; translated from the coding sequence ATGCTTCCTCGCCCGTACCGCCTGCCGCTGACGGCCATCCTCCTGTCCGCCGCCCTGACCGCCTGTTCCTCCACCAAGGAGGACGCGTATGTCGAACGTCCGGCCGATCAGCTTCTGTCCGAAGCCGACGCTGCGATGCGCGAGGAGGCCTTCAAGAAGGCCGCGAAGCTCTACGACGAGGTGGAGCGGCAGCATCCCTATTCGGAGTCGGCCAGCAAGGCGCAGCTCCTTGCCGCCTACGCCCACTATCAGGATCTGAAGTATGACGACGCCATCCTGGCGCTCGATCGCTTCATCCAGCTTCATCCGGGCAGCCCGGATGTCGATTATGCCTATTACATGCGGGCACTGTGCTATTACGAGCAGATCACCGATGTGCGCCGCGACCAGCGGATGACCCGGCAGGCGCTCGACGCCCTGTCGGAGGTGGTGCGCCGTTTCCCCGAGAGCAAATACGCCCGCGACGCCAAGCTGAAGATCGATCTGACCAACGACCACCTTGCCGGCAAGGAAATGGAGGTCGGTCGCTTCTACCTGCGTCAGCACCAGTACACCGCCGCGATCAACCGCTTCCGCGTCGTCGTTGAAAATTACCAGACCACGTCCCATGTGGCGGAGGCGCTTCACCGGCTGGTGGAGTCCTATCTGGCGCTGGGCGTGACCGACGAGGCGAAGGCCGCCGCGGCCGTGCTCGGCCACAACTTCCCCGGCAGCGAATGGTACACGGACAGCTACGCACTGCTGGTGGACGCCAATCTGCGTCCCGAGCGAAACGAGAAGTCGTGGATCAGCAAAGCCTGGAACTCCCTGTTCTAG
- a CDS encoding NUDIX domain-containing protein, which produces MTPLPTGEDERIRIREVTLLSDDWYVLKKTSFDYRRRDGSWQTLSRETYDRGNGAALLLYDPTRSTLLLTRQFRFPAYVNGHAEPLLEVCAGLLDDRSPEETIRAEAAEELGVAVRAPRRVFDAFMSPGSVTERLAFFVAEYRAADRGTGAGAGGGIAEEGEDIEVVELTFADALAMVASGAILDGKTIMLLQYAALHGLLQR; this is translated from the coding sequence ATGACACCGCTGCCCACAGGCGAAGACGAGCGCATCCGCATCCGCGAGGTCACGCTGCTGTCCGACGACTGGTATGTGCTGAAGAAGACCAGCTTCGACTATCGCCGCCGCGACGGCAGCTGGCAGACCTTGAGCCGCGAGACCTACGACCGCGGCAATGGGGCAGCGCTGCTGCTGTACGATCCCACCCGCAGCACCCTCCTGCTGACCCGGCAGTTCCGATTTCCGGCCTACGTCAACGGTCATGCCGAACCGCTGCTGGAGGTGTGTGCCGGCCTGCTCGACGACCGCAGTCCGGAGGAGACGATCCGGGCGGAGGCGGCGGAGGAGCTGGGCGTGGCGGTCCGGGCGCCGCGCCGGGTGTTCGACGCCTTCATGAGCCCCGGTTCGGTGACCGAGCGGCTGGCCTTCTTCGTCGCCGAATACCGCGCAGCCGACCGCGGAACGGGAGCCGGTGCAGGGGGCGGGATCGCCGAGGAGGGCGAGGACATCGAGGTGGTCGAGTTGACCTTCGCCGACGCCCTTGCCATGGTCGCCAGCGGGGCGATCCTGGACGGCAAAACCATCATGCTGCTGCAGTATGCCGCCCTTCACGGACTGCTGCAGCGGTGA
- a CDS encoding HWE histidine kinase domain-containing protein, protein MGLIQPTGFLIAATADWIVLHASANTGRWLGVEAADLLGTPLSRAIDADALHTIRGRLQVAHINGSVERAFSVQLSETAPVCDVAVHLSGSTIVIEAEPSEGAGPQDSGSLLRSMIGRVQNTRGFDAFCRESARQMRALTGFDRVMVYRFDADGAGEVIAESAVHGIGSFLGQRYPASDIPQQARRLYERSWLRCIADVNAPPVPVIPALDPTGLPLDLSLSLLRSVSPIHVEYLRNMGVGASLSVSILRHGKLWGLFACHNRQARSLSFERRTTAELFGQMVSLLLEGREREQEDQREAQVRRAHVRIMSMLADSDSPLDSLVTFATELRTLIQCDGFACCIDGQLHMEGETPTREETLGVMRFLHRTPPSKVYLTDQLGTVHPPARDFTERACGLLAIPVSRTPRDYLVFFRKELVRTVTWGGDPSKPAQYGPNGPRLTPRKSFEAWKETVHGRSLPWSDLDQRSAESLRVTLLEVVLRLADVAGRTRKEAAERQELLIAELNHRVRNILSLVRALVRQSESGAETVQQFAAIVAGRIEALARAHDQITADNWGPAALRALIAAEIGAYLSAKSERVRLTGPDVLLAPQAFSVFALVVHELTTNSAKYGALSDGGGWVEADWSIDEGGRLLFDWRENGGPPVRAPSRTGFGTTVIERSVPHDLQGVAEVTYALSGLRARFMIPAHYVTVAASLPDSGRTKPRVQTADFSIDGPVLLLEDNMIIAMATEDVLLSFGAARVNTAAGVRHALRLLEDDPPVVGVLDVNLGSETSVAVADRLRELGIPFVFATGYGESAAVPERFSDVPVLKKPYGSDQVVQVLASVMG, encoded by the coding sequence TTGGGCCTTATCCAGCCCACCGGTTTCCTGATCGCCGCAACGGCGGATTGGATCGTCCTGCACGCCTCGGCCAACACCGGCCGCTGGCTGGGGGTGGAGGCCGCGGATCTGCTTGGAACGCCGCTGTCGCGCGCGATCGATGCGGACGCGCTGCACACCATCCGCGGCAGGTTGCAGGTGGCCCACATCAACGGCAGCGTCGAACGCGCCTTCTCCGTGCAACTGTCGGAAACCGCTCCGGTCTGCGACGTCGCCGTCCATCTTTCCGGTTCCACCATCGTGATCGAGGCGGAACCCAGCGAGGGCGCGGGGCCGCAGGATTCCGGATCGCTGCTGCGCTCCATGATCGGGCGGGTCCAGAACACCCGCGGCTTCGACGCCTTCTGCCGCGAGTCGGCGCGCCAGATGCGGGCGCTGACCGGTTTCGACCGGGTGATGGTTTACCGTTTCGATGCCGACGGCGCCGGCGAGGTGATCGCGGAATCGGCGGTGCACGGCATCGGCAGCTTTCTCGGGCAGCGCTATCCGGCCTCCGACATCCCGCAGCAGGCCCGGCGGCTGTACGAGCGCAGCTGGCTGCGCTGCATCGCCGATGTGAACGCGCCGCCGGTGCCGGTGATCCCGGCGCTCGACCCCACCGGCCTGCCGCTGGACCTGTCGCTCAGCCTGCTGCGCAGCGTCTCGCCGATCCATGTCGAGTATCTGCGCAACATGGGCGTCGGTGCTTCGCTGTCGGTCTCGATTCTGCGGCACGGCAAGCTGTGGGGCCTGTTTGCCTGCCACAACCGGCAGGCCCGCTCGTTGTCCTTCGAGCGGCGCACCACCGCGGAGCTGTTCGGCCAGATGGTCTCGCTCCTGCTTGAAGGGCGGGAGCGCGAGCAGGAGGATCAGCGCGAGGCGCAGGTCCGCCGCGCCCATGTCCGCATCATGTCGATGCTGGCCGATAGCGATTCGCCGCTGGACAGCCTCGTCACCTTCGCCACCGAACTGCGCACGCTGATCCAGTGCGACGGCTTCGCCTGCTGCATCGACGGTCAGCTGCACATGGAAGGCGAGACGCCGACGCGGGAGGAGACTCTCGGCGTCATGCGCTTCCTGCATCGGACTCCGCCCAGCAAGGTCTATCTCACCGACCAGTTGGGAACCGTCCATCCGCCGGCCCGCGACTTCACCGAACGGGCCTGCGGCCTGCTCGCCATCCCGGTCTCGCGCACGCCGCGCGACTATCTGGTCTTCTTCCGCAAGGAACTGGTCCGCACCGTCACCTGGGGCGGCGACCCGTCGAAGCCGGCGCAGTACGGCCCAAACGGTCCGCGCCTGACCCCCCGCAAGAGCTTCGAGGCCTGGAAGGAGACCGTGCATGGCCGTTCGCTCCCCTGGAGCGATCTGGACCAGCGCAGCGCCGAATCGCTGCGGGTGACTCTGCTGGAGGTGGTTCTGCGGCTGGCCGATGTCGCCGGCCGCACCCGCAAGGAGGCTGCCGAGCGGCAGGAGTTGCTGATCGCCGAACTGAACCACCGCGTCCGCAACATCCTCAGCCTCGTCCGCGCGCTGGTGCGCCAGAGCGAGAGCGGGGCGGAGACGGTGCAGCAGTTCGCCGCCATCGTCGCCGGCCGGATCGAGGCGCTGGCCCGCGCCCATGACCAGATCACCGCCGACAATTGGGGGCCGGCGGCGCTGCGCGCTCTGATCGCGGCGGAGATCGGCGCCTATCTCTCGGCAAAGAGCGAACGGGTGCGGCTGACCGGTCCGGACGTGCTGCTGGCACCGCAGGCATTTTCCGTCTTCGCGCTGGTGGTGCATGAACTGACGACCAATTCCGCCAAATACGGCGCGCTCAGCGACGGCGGCGGCTGGGTCGAGGCCGATTGGTCGATCGACGAGGGCGGGCGGCTGCTGTTCGACTGGCGGGAGAATGGCGGCCCGCCGGTGCGTGCGCCCTCCCGCACCGGCTTCGGCACCACGGTGATCGAGCGCTCCGTCCCCCACGACCTGCAGGGCGTGGCCGAGGTGACCTATGCGCTGTCGGGCCTGCGGGCGCGCTTCATGATCCCGGCACACTATGTCACCGTCGCCGCCAGCCTGCCCGACAGCGGCCGGACCAAACCGCGGGTGCAGACGGCCGATTTCTCCATCGACGGCCCGGTGCTGCTGCTGGAGGACAACATGATCATCGCGATGGCGACGGAGGATGTGCTGCTGAGCTTCGGCGCCGCCCGCGTCAACACCGCCGCCGGCGTCCGCCACGCCCTGCGCCTGCTTGAGGATGATCCGCCGGTCGTCGGCGTTCTGGATGTCAACCTGGGCAGCGAAACCTCGGTCGCCGTCGCCGACCGGCTGCGGGAGCTGGGCATCCCCTTCGTGTTCGCCACCGGCTATGGCGAGTCGGCCGCGGTGCCGGAACGGTTTTCGGACGTGCCAGTGCTGAAGAAACCCTACGGGTCGGACCAGGTTGTGCAGGTGCTGGCTTCGGTGATGGGGTAG
- the recN gene encoding DNA repair protein RecN — translation MLVSLTIRDVVLIERLSLSFRKGLCALTGETGAGKSILLDALGLALGARADSGLVRHGADQASVTAEFELSGDHPAFAILKEQGLDADAGDGALVIRRTVNTDGRSRAWVNDQPVGVGLLKSLGAELVEVHGQFDTHGLLNPQTHRGVLDAYAGLSAQAAQVAAAHRAWRQVEDARHSAAADIARARSEEEYLRHAVAELDALAPKPGEEEELSETRAVLMHREKLVDGMNAAYAELSGDRGVERALSSAIRTLSRIADRAGGTLDPVIAALDRAATEAGEAIAALQAVSSGVDMDPRALEKLEERLFALRAAARKHGVDVDALAALREEMAGRLLLIEDQGDLLAKLAKEAAQARVTFHKAAEALSAARREAAGRLDIAVAGELAPLKMEKAKFRTLVEPLDEAEWNASGIDRVAFQVATNPGSPPGALNKIASGGELARFMLALKVVLAQTSTVGTLVFDEVDTGIGGAVAAAVGERLETLGHGLQVLVVTHSPQVAARGAVHLKVQKSQKGEQVTTGVAELDGDERREEIARMLSGATVTAEARAAADSLIAGRG, via the coding sequence ATGCTCGTGTCGCTGACGATCCGGGACGTTGTCCTGATCGAGCGGCTGAGCTTGTCCTTCCGCAAGGGCCTGTGCGCCCTGACCGGCGAGACCGGCGCCGGCAAGTCGATCCTGCTCGACGCGCTGGGGCTTGCCCTCGGCGCGCGGGCCGATTCCGGTCTGGTCCGCCATGGCGCCGATCAGGCCTCCGTCACCGCGGAGTTCGAGCTGTCGGGCGACCACCCGGCCTTTGCCATCCTGAAGGAGCAGGGGCTCGACGCCGATGCAGGCGATGGCGCCCTGGTGATCCGCCGCACCGTCAACACCGACGGGCGCAGCCGCGCCTGGGTCAACGACCAACCGGTCGGCGTCGGGCTGCTGAAGTCGCTCGGCGCCGAACTGGTCGAGGTGCATGGGCAGTTCGACACCCACGGCCTGCTGAACCCTCAGACCCATCGCGGCGTGCTCGATGCCTATGCCGGGCTGTCGGCGCAGGCGGCGCAGGTCGCCGCGGCGCACCGGGCCTGGCGTCAGGTCGAGGATGCGCGCCATTCCGCCGCCGCCGACATCGCCCGTGCCCGCTCCGAAGAGGAATATCTCCGCCACGCCGTGGCCGAGTTGGATGCGCTCGCCCCCAAGCCCGGCGAGGAGGAGGAACTGTCGGAGACCCGCGCGGTGCTGATGCACCGGGAGAAGCTGGTCGACGGCATGAATGCCGCCTATGCGGAGCTGTCGGGCGACCGTGGCGTCGAGCGGGCTCTGTCCTCGGCCATCCGCACCTTGAGCCGCATCGCCGACCGGGCCGGCGGCACGCTCGACCCGGTGATCGCCGCCCTCGACCGCGCCGCGACCGAGGCGGGGGAGGCCATCGCCGCCCTGCAGGCCGTCTCCAGCGGGGTCGATATGGACCCGCGCGCGCTGGAAAAGCTGGAGGAGCGGCTGTTCGCGCTGCGCGCCGCCGCCCGCAAGCATGGCGTGGACGTGGACGCGCTGGCCGCTTTGCGCGAGGAGATGGCCGGCCGCCTGCTGCTGATCGAGGATCAGGGCGACCTGCTGGCCAAATTGGCGAAGGAGGCGGCGCAGGCCCGCGTCACCTTCCACAAGGCCGCCGAGGCGCTGAGCGCCGCCCGCCGCGAGGCCGCCGGCCGGCTGGATATCGCGGTGGCCGGAGAACTGGCGCCGCTGAAGATGGAAAAGGCCAAGTTCCGCACGCTGGTCGAGCCGCTCGACGAGGCGGAATGGAACGCGTCCGGCATCGACCGCGTCGCTTTCCAGGTCGCGACCAACCCCGGCTCCCCGCCGGGGGCACTGAACAAGATCGCCTCGGGCGGCGAGCTGGCGCGTTTCATGCTGGCGCTGAAGGTGGTGCTGGCCCAGACCTCCACCGTCGGCACGCTGGTGTTCGACGAGGTGGACACCGGAATCGGCGGCGCCGTTGCCGCGGCGGTGGGCGAGCGGCTGGAGACGCTGGGCCATGGCCTGCAGGTGCTGGTCGTCACCCATAGCCCGCAGGTCGCGGCGCGCGGCGCCGTCCATCTGAAGGTGCAGAAGTCGCAGAAGGGCGAGCAGGTGACCACCGGCGTCGCCGAATTGGACGGCGACGAACGGCGCGAGGAGATCGCCCGCATGCTGTCCGGCGCCACCGTCACGGCTGAAGCCCGCGCGGCCGCCGACAGCCTGATCGCCGGCCGCGGCTGA
- a CDS encoding TrmH family RNA methyltransferase: MSRPPLLIESPQNPQFKLWESALESRGLKKNGKFLLAGLKTVPEALRHHSDRFERILFTDPAQISSWRLPPGVEPVQLAPALFRALDVSGTGFPLLVGAVPKMPAIDLSQPPQGLELLCALGDPSNLGALLRSAASFGVSRVVLLEGAAHPFHPKCLRAASNAQFALTLLRGPRWSAVNEAAGPLYALDGGGEDLTRFDWPADMRLILGEEGQGVPADCPAIRLSVPTTGAVESLNATVAVSVALFARYAAGKG; encoded by the coding sequence ATGTCCCGCCCGCCCCTGCTGATCGAAAGCCCGCAGAACCCGCAGTTCAAGCTGTGGGAATCGGCGCTGGAAAGCCGCGGGCTGAAGAAGAACGGCAAGTTCCTGCTGGCCGGGCTGAAGACGGTGCCGGAGGCTCTGCGCCACCATTCCGACCGCTTCGAGCGCATCCTGTTCACCGATCCGGCGCAGATATCGTCCTGGCGCCTGCCGCCGGGGGTGGAGCCGGTTCAGCTCGCCCCGGCCCTGTTCCGGGCGCTCGACGTGTCGGGCACCGGCTTCCCGCTGCTGGTCGGCGCCGTGCCGAAGATGCCGGCCATCGACCTGTCGCAGCCGCCGCAGGGGCTGGAACTGCTGTGCGCGCTGGGCGATCCCAGCAATCTGGGCGCGCTGCTGCGCAGTGCAGCATCCTTCGGCGTGTCGCGGGTCGTGCTGCTGGAGGGGGCGGCGCATCCCTTCCATCCCAAATGCCTGCGCGCGGCGTCCAACGCGCAGTTCGCCCTGACCCTGCTGCGCGGCCCGCGCTGGAGCGCGGTGAACGAGGCGGCGGGGCCGCTCTATGCGCTGGACGGCGGGGGAGAGGATCTGACCCGCTTCGACTGGCCGGCGGACATGCGGCTGATCCTGGGCGAGGAAGGACAGGGGGTGCCGGCGGACTGTCCGGCGATCCGGCTGTCGGTGCCGACGACCGGCGCGGTGGAGTCGCTGAACGCCACCGTGGCGGTCAGCGTGGCGCTGTTCGCGCGGTATGCGGCTGGTAAGGGGTAG
- a CDS encoding LysR family transcriptional regulator, whose translation MIDDTELDWEDIRAFLATARCGSLSGAAQKLGLSAPTLGRRLKRLEDALGGPLFDRLPNRLALTALGRSVLDSAAAMGDAAATFARHADRLAAAAQPVRVTATTSVSAFLTVHLPDLLAETGADLTILSTRNALNLAQREADIALRMDRVPDQGDLVTRRLASFGFTLYAARGLHADWSGRWDGVPVVGLPETRRRPSQSGWVDDTVLERGARIVARLSELPMRLDAVRRGLGLSLLPCVLGDAEPALVRVVEPPAALREDVHLLVHRDRRDAPAVAAVVEALVRLFRRHADALAGK comes from the coding sequence ATGATTGACGACACGGAACTTGACTGGGAGGACATCCGCGCCTTCCTGGCCACGGCACGCTGCGGCAGCCTGTCCGGCGCTGCGCAAAAGCTGGGGTTGAGCGCGCCGACCCTGGGGCGTCGGCTGAAGCGGCTGGAGGATGCGTTGGGCGGCCCGCTGTTCGACCGGCTGCCGAACCGGCTGGCGCTGACCGCACTCGGCCGGTCGGTGCTGGACAGTGCCGCGGCGATGGGCGACGCCGCCGCGACCTTCGCCCGCCATGCCGACCGGCTGGCCGCGGCGGCGCAGCCGGTGCGGGTGACGGCGACGACCTCCGTCTCTGCGTTCCTCACCGTCCATCTGCCCGACCTGCTCGCCGAAACGGGAGCGGACCTGACCATCCTCAGCACCCGCAACGCGTTGAACCTCGCCCAGCGGGAGGCCGACATCGCACTGCGGATGGACCGGGTTCCGGACCAGGGCGATCTGGTCACCCGCCGTCTGGCCAGCTTCGGCTTCACGCTCTATGCGGCGCGGGGTCTGCACGCCGACTGGTCCGGCCGCTGGGACGGCGTCCCGGTGGTCGGCCTGCCGGAGACCAGACGGCGCCCCTCCCAATCGGGATGGGTGGACGACACCGTCCTGGAGCGCGGCGCCCGCATCGTGGCGCGGCTCAGCGAATTGCCAATGCGGCTCGACGCCGTTCGCCGCGGGCTGGGCCTGTCGCTGCTGCCCTGCGTGCTGGGCGATGCCGAACCGGCGCTGGTCCGCGTGGTGGAGCCGCCGGCAGCCCTGCGTGAAGACGTCCATCTGCTGGTCCACCGCGACCGGCGCGATGCGCCGGCCGTCGCGGCGGTGGTGGAGGCGCTGGTGCGTCTGTTCCGCCGCCACGCCGACGCACTGGCAGGGAAATGA